Genomic segment of Peribacillus frigoritolerans:
TGGACAACTATTGAATTCTTATATATTTTTAGGGTTTCGCATATGCGGACAAAACCCTGTCAATCTTGTTGAACAGACGGAAATCTGAACTTTTGTCAGGAAAAGGGCGTGGCACCGATGGCATGGTCACCGCTTGCAGGAGGAAGCATTTTTGAGGAATCGAATGAAAAGGCTGCCCGCTTAAGAAAAACGTTAGAAATCGTAAAAGAAGAAATCGGGGCCAATGGAATAGATGAAGTGATGTATGCATGGCTGTTGAGACATCCAGCAAAAATCATGCCGATCGTTGGATCAGGTAAGAAAGAACGATTGGGCAGCGCCATTGATTCACTAAACCTAAGCATGGAAAAAGAGCAATGGTTTAACATTTTAACCAGCTCGATGGGACATGATATTCCCTAATAAACAGACCTTTGAACAAAAGGAATGGGACTTCCAAAAAGGAGGGCCCATTCTTTTTTGCTTAAAAAATCATTGGGAATCTACTCAGTTGTGGACAGGGTATCGTGTAACCAAATCTCTCATGACATTTCTCCAAAACTTCCGCAAAGACCAACCTATCAAATCAAGTGAACGACTGGAACAACACTCTTTACCCCTTTTATAAATCTTCTCCTTACATCACTTTTCGGATTTGCCTTGTTCATTTCAATCAGTTTGGGCGGTGAGAATCAGTTTGAATCAGGCATGTCCGGTGAAAGAGCAGTGGGTACAGCGCAGGTGTCTTCTGAAGTCAAGCGATACGAGCCGTTATTCCGGAAATATGCTGAACAAAATAGGGTTGGGGAATATGTCGGACTTATCCTGGCCATGATCCAACAGGAATGAGGTGGATGTAAATTGGATGTGATGCAATCTTCCGAATCAATCGGGCTCGCACCCGGTGCTATCAATGCCAATAGCAGTGGTGGTACTTCTTATTCGTCCGTTGAAGAATGGAAAAACTTATATCCCTTCCTAGGTTTTAGACGGATCTAGAAACGGAGGTGAAGGCATGGAGCCAACCCAAAAGAAAAATTTCTTGTTTTTAATGATAGTATTCGTCTCGGCTTCTTTGGTCATCATGTATATTTTCTCTCTGCGGTCACAGCTGAATGAAGTCAGGAGCAAAACTATGAAGAGCAGGTTCAATCCCTATCCTCCATCCAAAACACGGATGCTTTAAAGGTGAATCACAAGTTTCTTGAAAGTTTTCACCTATCAAACCACTGCCGAACGATATAAAAAGTTTGAACCATTCATGACCGATCAAGGATTCAAAGCGACCCATCCTTCCGGGATGGAACTTCCGAATTCGAAAGAGTCCGTCCAATCATCCATGATAGGGCTAAGTCGCCAGTACATCGGTTATGCAACTATTTAGTCGGTTAGAGGCTTCGACGGGCGTACACATGAGCCAAGAGGGACTCAAACAACGCTTTAATCCAGCAGCTGTCGCATTTTTTCGAGAATTATTTACATCCCTTCTTACACAAAAGCTTTCCGCACACATGACGTCTACTTTCAATCCTAGCCTCACTACATAGATATCTTAAACTCTTTTATTTTTCTATATAATGTGCTGCGTGCAATTCCAAGTACAATTGATGCTTCGGAGACTGTTTTGGTTTCTCGTAAAGCTTGTTCAATCAGCTTTTTTTCATAGTTTTTCATTGTTTTAGCCTGATGATCTTTTCGTTGATAGTAGCCCATTAAAGATTGTGGCAAGTGTATTTTTTCTATTGTAGAATATTTTCCTTTAGCAAGTAAAAAGGCCCGTTCCAAAACATTTTTTAATTCTCGGATATTGCCTGGCCAATGATATTGGATAAAAACTTGGAGTACTTCTTCACTGACATGAATAGGGCCTTCTCCATAGGAAGATACGAACTCTAGTAATAGTTCCTGACAAAGGTGTTCCATATCTTCTAACCGCTCTCTTAATGGTAGGAGTGTAATCGATAATACATTTAATCGATAAAATAAATCAGAGCGAAATGAACCGCTATAAGCAATTTCTTCCGAAAGGTTACGGTGAGTCGCCGCGATTATCCGGACATTTACCGCTCGCTCCCCCGTTTCCCCAAGCCGGACTATTTTTTTCGTTTCAAGTGCTCTTAATAGGACAACTTGCAGCTCGAGCGGCATATCACCAATTTCGTCTAAAAATAGGGTACCGTTATTAGCTGCTTCAAACTTACCAATCGCTCCCCCTTTTTTCGCACCTGTAAAAGCCCCGTCTGTAAAACCAAACAACTCACTAGCGATTAAGTCCTTCGGCAACAAACCCGCGTTTACAGGAATAAAAGGTCCATTTCTTCGGTCACTTTGTTCATGAATCGTCTGGGCAATCACATCTTTTCCCGTTCCTGTTTCTCCAAGAATAAGGACATTAGCAGATGATTGGGCAGCTATTCTCGCTACCTCCAGCTCTGTTTGGAAACCTTGACTTAATGTTTGAATACGACCGAATGAAAGAAATGGTTTCACATACCGAACATTCATTTTCTGTTTAAGCATATACAAATGTTGATGATTTGCTTCGTAATGATTGACGTTAAAAGAAAGGTACATAGATTGAAGCAGTTGTTTCGTAAGGGTTTGTCCTTGATAGAAACGAGTCATATCCGCTGCTTTTTTGCTCATATACAAAACAACATTCTCCTTAGATAACACTAAGATTGCTTCTTCACTGATTTGTCCCCAAGATTTTAGTACAACTTCACTCAAATCATCCGACTGACTATGCTTCACTTTAAATGGTCTCGGGGAAATATTCCGTTCTGAATCCCAGACAATCTCAAATTGCCCATCAGGCATACCTTTGCCAATTTTCACTTGGCGTGCCAGATGGCGATGATCTGTATCAACAACAATTTTCCCGCAGGCTGTGTCGAGTTCTTTTCCACTTAAATGATGAAAAATATCCCGGTGGTCTTCGCTCTTCATTTCGATAATACTTTCAATAATCATTTTTGTGCCTTGATATGTGTTAAACATCACCGAGGAGATAGCTCCTTTTTCTCCGGTGAAATGATGAAATTTGCTTATAAAGTCCATATTCAATTGATTAGAAATAGATTGAAAATAGCTAGCAGAACTATAGTGCCCTATGCCAAATTCGCTTCCCATTGCCGCGATTTCCGTTTCTTTTGTAATCGGGCTGAAAATAGGAATTTTCTTATGATTTAGTCCCATCCGCTCATAATCACGATAAAAAGGAATGATACTTTTCCCAACAAGTGTAGAAAAAATAGCATCTGGTTTTTTTAAAATAATATCTTCTAAAATATCATAAAATTTCTGTTGGCCGAAAGGTACATACCGCTCTCCAATAACTGCCCCATCCAATTCTTTTAAATACGTTTGAACTTGTTTATTTGTTTCCCGAGGATAGATATAGTCTGTACCTATGCAATAAACTCGCTTACCATAATGACTTGTTAAATAATCTAAAAGAGTATGAACTTGTTGATTCGGTACTTCTCCCGTATAAAAGACGTTTGGGTGACACTCTCTCCCTTCATATAAAGTTGGATAAACAAGCAGACAATCATATTTTTCAAGCACTGGCAAAACAGCTTTTCGACACGCAGATGTATAGCAACCGATAAAAATTTTCACTCCATCTTTAGCAAGAGCTTCTGCTTCCTGTGCGCTTTTGATTGGATCTGAACAAATATCACGTACGATTGCTTCAACTTCACATACACGGCTATCGCATTCATCAATCGCAAATTTTGCCGCTTCATACTGCCCCTTCTCTGTAATAGAAGTTGTTCCTGTTAAGGAAAATAACAATCCAACTTTAATCAACATATCTGCCCCATCCCCTTGTTTCATTTTGAGAAAGGCGTCTCAAAATCGGACAAGCCTTCTTTCTATCCATAATATAACAAAGTTTACAATGTACCCAAATTACTTGTCCTATTTTAAAACAATCTTAAAAATTGAAAAACTTGTCCTTTCAAGGTTTCGGTATTGGCACACAAATTGCATTTAAAAAGTATGAAAAGAAAGGGGGGGTCAATTGATAGGTCGCAGTTTAGATGTAGGAGTTTCCCATACCTAAAGCTTCACTCATAACAATTTAGTATTTCTATACTTAAAGTAAAAGGAGAGGATTAACAATGAAACTATCAATACGTGATATCTTGGAAAGTAAAGGAATATCTGCTACGGAGAATCACCTTCCTATTCTAAAAACACGCTGGCAAGCTATCGAAAACATGAAAGCAGACTTAGACAACGCTGCATTATACGATTATGATATTTCGCTTCGCAATATTCCTGGAGGTGATCACATTGAGTAAAGAACTTATTACTAAATCCGTTGAAGAGCTGGCCCCTTTAATTGCAAAAAGAGACGTATCTTCTCTCGAATTAACAAAAGCAGTATTAGATCATGCGGAATCTCTAAATGAAACAGTGAATGCATATATTAGCTTTACCCGTAAACAAGCTGAAGAAACGGCTCAGCAAGCTGATAACGAGATTGCATCAGGTAATTACCGCGGCATGTATCATGGCATTCCAATGGCCATTAAAGATAATCTATATTTTAAAAATGAAGTCACAACAATGGCTTCAAAAATTCATCAAGATTTCGTTCCAGATTTTGATGCCACAATTATTAGTAAGCTAAGAGAAGCCGGTGTTGTATTTACAGGAAAATTAAACATGCATGAATATGCCTGGGGAATTACGACAAATAACCCTTACTTTGGTGCTTGCCGTAACCCATGGGATCTAGAAAAAATCCCAGGAGGTTCAAGTGGTGGTTCGGGGGCTGCCATAGCTGCTGACATGTGTGTGGCAACACTCGGAACAGATACAGCAGGTTCAATCCGCATTCCTTCATCCGCGTGCGGGATTATAGGGTTAAAACCAACCCACGGCAGAGTAAGTAAATATGGTTGCTTCCCACTCTCATGGTCTCTTGACCATATCGGACCGATGACAAAAACGGTAAAAGATGCCGCCGGGCTACTTGAAATCATTGCAGGTTACGATAAAAACGATCCAACGTCTGTAAAAGCCCCGGTCGGTAATTATACAGAAAAATTAAATGGGGATGTGAAAAACCTTGTCATTGGCGTGAATGAAGAATATTTTTTCAAAAATGTGGACTATGAAGTAGAAAAACTAGTAAGAGCTGGTATTCAGTCTCTCGTCGATCAAGGAGCAAAAGTAGAAGAAGTGAGTATTCCTTCATTAAAATACGCGGAATATGCAGAAATGATTACGATTCTAACAGAAGCTGCGACGATTCATCATCCAAACCTTTTAAAACGTCCAGAAGACTTTGGAGCAGATATTCGTTTACTGTTTGAATTAGGGGAAATCCCTTCTGGAGTGGATTACCTTCAGGCCCAACAGTTAAGACGACAAATCAAGCTGGATTTTCAAAAAGCATTTGAAAAAGTAGATGTCTTAATAGCTCCAACACTGCCAATCATTGCACCAAATATCGGTGATGACTATGCCGACTTGAACGGGGCAAAGGTAGACCTAATTGATCATATCATCCGCTTTACTGGACCAGGGAACTTAACTGGCCTACCGGCACTTACTGTCCCATGTGGACTTAAAAATGGCATGCCTGTTGGATTACAAATCATGGGAGCGGCAATGAATGAAGAAACGGTGTTAAATGTCGGTTATGCCTTAGAAAAAACAAATCCTCTTCAAGGAAAAAAACCTGAATTAGTCAGCTCATTACAAAAATAATTCAAAGGGGCTTGCCCCAAAAAGTAAACAGATCCAGATTTACAGAAACCTTAATAAACGAACAAAAAGAAAAAGTGTGTTTTGCTCTTTTTTCAAAACACGCTTTTAATATATTCCATTGAGTCATTAAGTCTCAAATGAGATGACAGGATTGACTAAATAATAGGGCACACCACGTTCAAAATCCACTTATTTTTATGTAATTTACAAGTTTTAGTAGCTAATAACGAATTACTTTCATTATTTTGTTAAACTTAAGATATTGAATTGGAGGTTAGAGGAAAATGAATGTAACTGAATTTCAACAATGAGTAAAGGATTATTATGAAAGTAAGGGCTGGTCTGAGTTAGACATTTTTATTCGTATTGGCTTTTTAGCAGAAGAAACGGGCGAAGTTGCACGAGCTATAAGAGCCCTTGAGATAGGTAGGAATAGGCCTGATGAAGTAAGAGGATCTTATGCGGAAAAAAACAGGAATTAACTGAAGAGTTAGGTGATGTATTAGGTAATTTAATTGTGATTGCAAACAAGTACAATATCCCTCTAGAAGAAGTGTTTCAGTCACATAAAAATAAACTGTCAGAACGTTATTATAATAATTAGATTATAGGCTTGTTTCAACAATAGGGCTAGATTGTTGAATAGGGAATTGGTATTTATAGAGGTTATTGTTGGCTTAATACCGAATTAAAAGGATAAAGGGAAGTATTTTTGATGGGAGTTAGTTTAATGAACATAAAAACAAAAAGGTTATTGATACGTGAATTTGAATTCAAGGATTGGAAAGCTGTATATGAGTATACATCAGATATTAATGTTATGAAGTATATACCAGAAGAGGTTTTTACTGAAGAAGATGCAAAAGAGTTTGTAAATAAAAACAAAGGTGATAAGGCTGAAAAATTTCCTGTAGTACTAATAGATAAAGATATTCTTATAGGGCACATTGTTTTTTATAAGTATTTTGGTAAGCATACTTATGAGATTGGATGGGTGTTTAATCCAAAATATCAAAATAGAGGGTATGCTTCTGAAGCAGCACAAGCTGTTTTGGAATATGGTTTTAAAGAAATGAACTTACATAGGATTATTGCTACGTGTCAACCTGAGAATATTCCATCATACCGAGTTATGGAAAAGATTGGAATGAGAAGAGAAGGCTTTTTCAAAAAATGTATTCCAAAAGGGAATGAATGGTGGGATGAATATTATTACGCTATTTTAGAGGAAGAGTGGAAATGAACTGTAAAGAATTTTTAAGTATTTACTCCTTCAACAAAAAGGCGCAAGAACAACGATATAGATGCAAAAAAAGTAGATAAAGAAATGAAGGAAACTGTTATATCCAACTCTACATTTCTTTTTGCTTTAATCAAAAATGTAGATTGGATTACATTCAAATTTCCAGACCAAGAATTCTCTGTAACAAAAGAGAAATTACAAGATTGGTACAACAATAAATTGGATGGGTTTGAAAATGAACAAGACTTAAAGAAACTGATACAGGAACACCTGAAGTCTGAGGACTCAGTTATCAGTTTTTTCACCAGTAAAAGCAAGAGTGCTCTGAATAAGAGCACTCTTATTTTTAGGGTATTATCAACAACTATCTTTAACAGAGCCTAGTCTTTAATAAATCAAAGGGCAGGTTTGTTTAACAACTAATTCATATCAAGCTGAATGTATTCTATTTGCTTTTTTAACGTGCCATTGTTGAAGTATTCTGGCTTAGGGTTCTTGATATAAATGCGTGTATTCAGCTTCAACCGCGAGATATAGTAAGCCTTTTTATTATGAATGGCTTGTAAGTCTCCTAAATCGAAGTAACCAAGATCACGCAAACACAAATCGCCCACCTCAACGGTTTCAAGGCAGATGGTACCGTATGT
This window contains:
- a CDS encoding transporter substrate-binding protein — encoded protein: MLIKVGLLFSLTGTTSITEKGQYEAAKFAIDECDSRVCEVEAIVRDICSDPIKSAQEAEALAKDGVKIFIGCYTSACRKAVLPVLEKYDCLLVYPTLYEGRECHPNVFYTGEVPNQQVHTLLDYLTSHYGKRVYCIGTDYIYPRETNKQVQTYLKELDGAVIGERYVPFGQQKFYDILEDIILKKPDAIFSTLVGKSIIPFYRDYERMGLNHKKIPIFSPITKETEIAAMGSEFGIGHYSSASYFQSISNQLNMDFISKFHHFTGEKGAISSVMFNTYQGTKMIIESIIEMKSEDHRDIFHHLSGKELDTACGKIVVDTDHRHLARQVKIGKGMPDGQFEIVWDSERNISPRPFKVKHSQSDDLSEVVLKSWGQISEEAILVLSKENVVLYMSKKAADMTRFYQGQTLTKQLLQSMYLSFNVNHYEANHQHLYMLKQKMNVRYVKPFLSFGRIQTLSQGFQTELEVARIAAQSSANVLILGETGTGKDVIAQTIHEQSDRRNGPFIPVNAGLLPKDLIASELFGFTDGAFTGAKKGGAIGKFEAANNGTLFLDEIGDMPLELQVVLLRALETKKIVRLGETGERAVNVRIIAATHRNLSEEIAYSGSFRSDLFYRLNVLSITLLPLRERLEDMEHLCQELLLEFVSSYGEGPIHVSEEVLQVFIQYHWPGNIRELKNVLERAFLLAKGKYSTIEKIHLPQSLMGYYQRKDHQAKTMKNYEKKLIEQALRETKTVSEASIVLGIARSTLYRKIKEFKISM
- a CDS encoding amidase, encoding MSKELITKSVEELAPLIAKRDVSSLELTKAVLDHAESLNETVNAYISFTRKQAEETAQQADNEIASGNYRGMYHGIPMAIKDNLYFKNEVTTMASKIHQDFVPDFDATIISKLREAGVVFTGKLNMHEYAWGITTNNPYFGACRNPWDLEKIPGGSSGGSGAAIAADMCVATLGTDTAGSIRIPSSACGIIGLKPTHGRVSKYGCFPLSWSLDHIGPMTKTVKDAAGLLEIIAGYDKNDPTSVKAPVGNYTEKLNGDVKNLVIGVNEEYFFKNVDYEVEKLVRAGIQSLVDQGAKVEEVSIPSLKYAEYAEMITILTEAATIHHPNLLKRPEDFGADIRLLFELGEIPSGVDYLQAQQLRRQIKLDFQKAFEKVDVLIAPTLPIIAPNIGDDYADLNGAKVDLIDHIIRFTGPGNLTGLPALTVPCGLKNGMPVGLQIMGAAMNEETVLNVGYALEKTNPLQGKKPELVSSLQK
- a CDS encoding GNAT family N-acetyltransferase → MNIKTKRLLIREFEFKDWKAVYEYTSDINVMKYIPEEVFTEEDAKEFVNKNKGDKAEKFPVVLIDKDILIGHIVFYKYFGKHTYEIGWVFNPKYQNRGYASEAAQAVLEYGFKEMNLHRIIATCQPENIPSYRVMEKIGMRREGFFKKCIPKGNEWWDEYYYAILEEEWK
- a CDS encoding aldo/keto reductase, whose amino-acid sequence is MNFCQEKGVAPMAWSPLAGGSIFEESNEKAARLRKTLEIVKEEIGANGIDEVMYAWLLRHPAKIMPIVGSGKKERLGSAIDSLNLSMEKEQWFNILTSSMGHDIP
- a CDS encoding lysozyme family protein, with amino-acid sequence MFISISLGGENQFESGMSGERAVGTAQVSSEVKRYEPLFRKYAEQNRVGEYVGLILAMIQQE